From one Candidatus Methanoplasma termitum genomic stretch:
- the cobJ gene encoding precorrin-3B C(17)-methyltransferase, which yields MKGKLTVVGFGPGSKEDMTFRAASAIEEADIVTGYTTYIDILKEFFPGKIYKSTGMMKEVERCRMAVEDAMSGKNVAMVSSGDSGIYGMAGIVYQIADEMGAEIDIETVPGITAASSAASLLGAPLMHDLALISLSDLMTPFDLIMKRVDCAGIGDMVIAFYNPKSKSRTDYLEHAVSVLLKYRSGDTPVGIVRNIGRKDQKITITTMSRIDYAQVDMFCTVVIGNSQTYVSDGRMITPRGYKI from the coding sequence ATGAAAGGAAAACTCACCGTTGTAGGATTCGGTCCAGGAAGCAAAGAGGATATGACGTTCAGGGCGGCAAGCGCCATTGAGGAAGCGGATATAGTGACCGGCTACACTACATACATCGACATCCTGAAAGAATTCTTTCCCGGCAAGATCTACAAAAGCACCGGCATGATGAAAGAGGTCGAGAGATGCAGGATGGCAGTAGAAGATGCCATGTCCGGGAAGAACGTCGCAATGGTAAGCAGCGGCGACTCCGGGATATACGGGATGGCGGGGATCGTATACCAGATCGCAGACGAGATGGGCGCTGAAATAGATATAGAAACAGTTCCCGGAATAACCGCCGCCTCATCTGCGGCATCTTTGTTAGGGGCCCCGCTGATGCACGATCTGGCACTTATAAGCCTCTCCGACCTGATGACGCCTTTTGATCTCATCATGAAGAGAGTGGACTGCGCGGGGATAGGGGACATGGTTATCGCATTTTACAATCCAAAGAGCAAGAGCAGAACCGACTATCTGGAACATGCAGTGAGCGTCCTGCTTAAGTACCGTTCCGGAGATACTCCCGTGGGCATCGTAAGGAATATAGGCAGAAAGGATCAAAAGATAACGATCACGACCATGAGCAGGATAGATTATGCTCAGGTGGACATGTTCTGTACGGTCGTAATAGGCAACAGCCAGACATATGTTTCGGATGGCAGGATGATCACCCCGAGAGGATATAAGATATAA
- the cobM gene encoding precorrin-4 C(11)-methyltransferase, with protein MMYFIGAGPGDPELITVKGRRLINEADVIIFAGSLVNPDVLSGSKPSAVIHDSAYMNLDEVIDVIKESTDKGLRVVRVHTGDPAIYGAIREQMDRLDKLGIEYEVVPGVSSFLATAAVLKKEYTLPDVSQTIILTRMEGRTPVPPKEKLIELARHNSTMIIFLSIGFIEELCSTLIEGGYDPNTPAAVVYKATWPDQKIVIGDLTDLAQKVKDAKIEKTALTVVGGFLGDEYSLSKLYDKYFTTGYRKGAVKEE; from the coding sequence ATGATGTATTTCATTGGCGCCGGTCCCGGCGACCCGGAATTGATAACTGTCAAGGGAAGAAGATTGATAAACGAAGCGGACGTGATAATATTTGCGGGATCGCTCGTTAATCCGGATGTTCTGAGCGGTTCGAAACCTTCCGCCGTCATCCATGACAGCGCATACATGAATTTGGACGAGGTCATTGATGTGATCAAAGAATCCACAGACAAAGGCCTCAGGGTAGTGCGGGTCCATACAGGGGACCCTGCGATATATGGGGCTATCAGGGAACAGATGGACAGGCTCGATAAGCTTGGGATCGAGTATGAGGTCGTTCCCGGAGTGAGCTCTTTCCTTGCTACCGCAGCCGTTCTCAAGAAGGAATATACTTTGCCGGATGTAAGCCAAACGATCATCCTCACGAGAATGGAGGGGCGTACGCCGGTGCCTCCGAAAGAGAAACTGATAGAGCTTGCGAGGCACAACTCCACAATGATAATCTTCCTCAGCATCGGATTCATCGAGGAGCTTTGCTCAACGCTTATCGAGGGAGGTTATGACCCGAATACACCTGCCGCGGTCGTATACAAAGCAACGTGGCCGGACCAAAAGATCGTCATCGGGGACCTTACAGACCTTGCGCAGAAGGTAAAAGACGCAAAGATCGAGAAGACCGCACTCACGGTAGTGGGTGGATTCCTCGGCGACGAGTACAGTTTGTCCAAACTATATGACAAATATTTCACTACCGGATACAGAAAAGGGGCTGTGAAAGAAGAATGA